One stretch of Chlamydia abortus DNA includes these proteins:
- a CDS encoding tetratricopeptide repeat protein — MGSSLPFISSKNFHGESDIIPEFGCPAAFIKFLISELVDLEGRSEIAEGYLSLSESLLMLSRDHIVVLKIIIFYGMKYGVNKKNSRILVDVLAYIDLLFKKLGISSSDRLSLCSAKVCANFELFSLTGDTKFFDQVFKDFHVLEQLLKIHPHLHDRLGWEHFRRGEKHEEVSYLATAYVYEIVGKSYLTLYCKSKETGALIRSSQCFSKVLSLVSNRASAHADYAECLQFFGLDLGKSSYIEQAIDHLSKAIFLSFNRHMDSGAHENYRYNYALAVVRLFDLTYEKEHFYQANRILYQTVQAYPHIAELWVLWGELLIRSGWLNSSMKHIEMGLDKLASAQKKGADPIILSSLLANGIAVLGLYLDEPNLFKESRTRLVAAMRAFPGNSHLIQALGVVQLCSALYFGDDANFAAAASCFKSCIEWDAENIHGWQKLFDVYFAWGVRKKSERLLHKAVDIMKRLCALRPEVFLFWSDRGLALKCLAEATTDLVYKEIYLEESLLYYRKAWDLTHRIEILELWGHSCYLLAYLQESLEYYDQAYTLLFAIDEDKRSLRAKIIIASTLLGKGKLLEDESLVEQALVILNSLIDECPDQEDLLLLLGEAWLFLFWKRRCLESEELVRLYLERAIALGCSEAYYTLGKFYAVKKEIGQAWAMVMRSVDFGFKITESRWLNDPCLANLRAGHEFHEVVANQRGKLWWANKTEAKRN; from the coding sequence ATGGGATCATCCTTACCTTTCATTTCTTCTAAAAATTTTCATGGAGAATCCGATATAATTCCCGAATTCGGTTGTCCAGCGGCATTCATAAAATTCCTTATTTCCGAGTTAGTCGACCTTGAAGGTCGTTCAGAGATCGCTGAGGGCTATTTATCTTTATCAGAGAGCCTATTGATGCTTTCCCGAGATCATATAGTGGTCTTAAAAATCATCATTTTCTACGGGATGAAGTATGGAGTGAATAAGAAAAATTCTCGAATTCTAGTCGATGTTTTAGCATACATAGATCTCTTATTTAAAAAATTAGGTATTAGTTCTTCGGATAGACTATCCTTGTGTTCTGCTAAAGTGTGCGCGAATTTTGAGTTATTTTCTTTAACTGGCGACACCAAATTCTTTGATCAGGTCTTTAAAGATTTTCACGTCCTAGAACAGTTACTTAAGATTCATCCTCATTTGCATGATAGATTAGGTTGGGAGCATTTTCGTCGTGGAGAAAAACACGAAGAAGTTTCTTATTTAGCCACTGCGTATGTATATGAGATTGTAGGAAAATCTTACTTAACTTTGTATTGTAAAAGCAAAGAAACGGGAGCTCTTATACGAAGCTCACAATGTTTTTCTAAGGTATTAAGTCTAGTTTCAAATCGAGCAAGTGCTCACGCGGATTATGCGGAATGTTTGCAATTTTTCGGTCTAGACTTGGGAAAGTCTTCTTATATAGAACAAGCTATAGATCATTTGTCTAAGGCGATTTTTCTTAGCTTTAATCGCCATATGGATAGCGGTGCTCATGAGAACTATCGCTATAACTATGCTTTAGCAGTCGTCAGATTATTTGATCTAACTTATGAAAAAGAGCATTTCTATCAGGCGAATAGGATATTGTATCAAACGGTGCAAGCCTATCCTCATATTGCTGAGTTGTGGGTGTTATGGGGGGAATTGTTGATTCGTTCCGGTTGGCTTAACAGCAGCATGAAGCACATAGAAATGGGGTTGGATAAGCTGGCATCTGCACAGAAAAAAGGAGCCGACCCGATTATTTTATCATCTCTTCTCGCCAATGGAATAGCCGTCCTTGGGTTGTATTTAGACGAACCAAATCTGTTTAAAGAAAGCCGTACGCGCTTAGTTGCTGCAATGCGAGCTTTCCCTGGGAATAGTCATTTAATTCAAGCGTTAGGGGTGGTGCAGCTTTGTTCAGCTTTATATTTTGGTGATGATGCGAATTTTGCAGCTGCGGCATCTTGTTTTAAATCTTGTATTGAATGGGATGCAGAAAATATCCACGGGTGGCAGAAGCTTTTTGATGTATATTTTGCTTGGGGAGTAAGAAAAAAAAGTGAGAGGTTGTTGCACAAAGCTGTGGATATTATGAAGAGGTTATGTGCTTTACGCCCCGAAGTGTTTTTATTTTGGAGTGATAGAGGCTTAGCTTTAAAATGTTTAGCTGAAGCAACAACAGATCTTGTTTATAAAGAAATTTATTTAGAAGAATCGTTATTATACTATCGTAAAGCTTGGGATCTTACCCATCGAATAGAAATTTTAGAATTGTGGGGACATTCTTGTTATTTATTAGCATATCTTCAAGAGTCTCTTGAATATTATGATCAGGCTTATACTTTATTATTTGCTATAGATGAAGATAAACGGTCGTTAAGGGCCAAGATCATTATCGCGTCTACTCTTTTAGGAAAAGGGAAACTATTAGAAGATGAGTCTTTGGTTGAACAGGCTTTAGTTATTTTAAATTCGTTAATAGATGAATGTCCTGATCAAGAAGACTTACTACTCTTATTGGGAGAGGCGTGGCTATTTTTATTTTGGAAACGACGTTGTTTGGAATCTGAGGAATTAGTTAGGCTATATTTAGAACGGGCAATTGCCTTAGGGTGTAGCGAGGCTTATTACACTCTAGGTAAGTTTTATGCTGTTAAAAAAGAGATAGGTCAGGCTTGGGCCATGGTGATGCGCTCTGTAGATTTTGGTTTTAAAATTACAGAATCGCGGTGGTTAAATGATCCGTGTTTAGCGAATTTGCGCGCGGGGCACGAGTTTCATGAAGTTGTGGCTAATCAAAGAGGTAAACTATGGTGGGCGAACAAAACAGAGGCGAAGAGAAACTAG
- the mgtE gene encoding magnesium transporter, with protein MDSKTSHLDDELSFKLEKAFTCLSTDIHSHDLSKIVSEYNPIDLAYAVSCLPPDSRAILYKNLSCIASRVAFIINTDSASRWAIFRKLTDIEVCALIDQMPPDEAVWVLDDIPDRRYRRILELIDSKKALKIRDLQKHGRNTAGRLMTNEFFAFLMETTVKDVSACIRNNPGIDLTRLVFVLDFKGELQGVVTDRSLIINPPEISLKQIMSQVEHKVLPDATREEVVDLVERYKIAALPVVDEENFLIGAITYEDVVEAIEDIADETIARMAGTTEDVGYHSCHVVQRFLLRAPWLLVTLCAGLVSASVMAYFQKIAPSLLALVIFFIPLINGMSGNVGVQCSTILVRSMATGTLSFGRRRETIFKEMSIGLLTGVALGILCGIVVYLMGFIGMNLFSGGGLQLGVTVAAGVLGASLTATTLGVLSPFFFVKLGVDPALASGPIVTALNDIMSMVIFFLITGFLNFCFFR; from the coding sequence ATGGATTCAAAAACTAGCCATTTGGATGATGAGCTAAGTTTTAAGTTAGAGAAAGCGTTTACCTGTTTATCTACTGATATACATTCCCACGATCTTTCCAAGATTGTTAGTGAATATAATCCTATAGACTTAGCTTATGCTGTTTCTTGTTTACCACCAGATTCACGTGCTATTCTTTATAAAAATCTATCATGTATAGCTTCTCGGGTGGCTTTTATTATTAATACGGACTCAGCTTCTCGTTGGGCTATTTTTCGTAAATTGACTGATATAGAAGTCTGTGCCTTGATTGATCAGATGCCTCCAGATGAGGCTGTATGGGTGTTAGATGATATTCCTGATCGACGGTACCGTAGAATTTTAGAATTGATAGATTCTAAAAAGGCGTTGAAGATTCGTGATTTACAAAAACATGGTCGGAATACAGCAGGGCGGCTCATGACGAATGAGTTTTTTGCTTTTTTGATGGAAACGACAGTAAAAGATGTTTCCGCCTGTATTAGAAATAATCCGGGCATAGATTTAACCCGGCTGGTATTTGTTTTGGATTTTAAAGGAGAGCTTCAAGGTGTAGTTACCGATAGAAGTCTAATAATTAATCCCCCGGAAATCTCTTTAAAGCAGATTATGAGCCAGGTAGAGCATAAAGTTTTACCTGATGCGACTCGAGAAGAGGTTGTTGATTTAGTAGAACGTTATAAAATTGCTGCTTTACCGGTTGTTGACGAAGAGAACTTTTTAATAGGCGCGATTACATATGAAGATGTTGTAGAGGCTATTGAAGATATCGCTGATGAGACTATAGCGCGTATGGCGGGAACAACGGAAGATGTCGGGTATCACAGTTGTCATGTTGTTCAGAGATTTTTACTGAGAGCTCCTTGGTTATTGGTTACTCTTTGTGCTGGACTCGTCAGTGCTTCAGTGATGGCCTATTTTCAAAAGATAGCCCCATCCTTGCTAGCGTTAGTCATTTTCTTTATTCCTTTAATTAATGGAATGTCTGGGAACGTCGGTGTGCAATGCAGTACGATTTTAGTGCGTAGTATGGCTACAGGGACGCTTTCATTCGGAAGACGCAGAGAAACCATATTTAAAGAGATGAGTATTGGTTTATTAACTGGCGTAGCTTTAGGAATTCTTTGTGGGATAGTTGTGTATCTTATGGGATTCATAGGGATGAATCTTTTTTCTGGAGGGGGATTACAGCTTGGGGTTACTGTAGCAGCAGGTGTTTTAGGAGCATCATTAACAGCGACTACTTTAGGTGTTCTTTCCCCGTTTTTCTTTGTGAAATTAGGCGTAGACCCAGCTTTGGCTTCAGGACCTATTGTCACGGCATTAAACGATATTATGTCTATGGTGATATTCTTCTTAATAACAGGTTTCTTGAACTTTTGTTTTTTCAGGTAA
- a CDS encoding CT214 family putative inclusion membrane protein → MVIVFSIIVVLGILGVVLVGSNVLTSSIALICFSSTITAVCLIGLVLVFILNAERRIFPKILLPNEIEFSEDEQTFLHTLLNLTVPEEVQETEIPTLSVGTPERVFITGTFYRDNPSYRDKITERVENLQVSFIHFAKTFTNAIMHCGRESGNLIQGIVREINDLFIPSFRSRDQETSLCYCLQMWSELLMRHSFIDFIVLILEKPEINNFLLKKFIDVAESWNANHGNTTYLSAALQTFNLWLYGLYVGEPCIEMLEGYNPQLLTTEDRAYLEEGNFIQLIFSRAEPELRIRFADCLDTSVHALAARKCHTIQNGMNSDEYVQNDPSLRALIDNLNLRMTFCLNLPLCSSWKFRFALARNLKGIYDLNQFIMENYYSLIANPFLLIGLLHSHSKYQSFIQGLLTKAMPIGSWKSLLEPMIAGLFAVGIANERELHVMANHLGLSFRDLISVISSNRFLEVLFPHLFAELS, encoded by the coding sequence ATGGTCATCGTTTTCTCCATTATTGTTGTCCTTGGTATTCTAGGTGTTGTCCTTGTTGGCTCTAATGTTCTTACCTCGTCAATAGCTCTTATCTGTTTTTCTAGTACGATTACAGCAGTGTGTTTAATAGGTTTGGTTCTTGTGTTTATTTTAAACGCAGAGCGGAGAATCTTTCCCAAGATTCTTCTTCCTAATGAAATAGAATTTTCTGAAGATGAACAAACTTTTTTACACACATTATTGAACTTAACTGTTCCGGAGGAAGTACAAGAAACAGAGATCCCAACATTATCAGTAGGCACACCTGAACGGGTATTTATTACTGGAACATTTTATCGCGACAATCCTTCTTACAGAGACAAGATTACTGAGCGCGTAGAAAATCTACAGGTTTCTTTTATACATTTTGCCAAGACCTTTACTAACGCTATTATGCATTGTGGGAGGGAATCAGGAAACTTAATACAGGGTATCGTTAGGGAAATTAATGATTTGTTTATTCCCTCATTCCGTTCTCGGGATCAAGAGACTTCATTGTGTTATTGTTTGCAAATGTGGAGCGAACTTTTAATGCGGCATTCTTTTATAGATTTTATTGTCCTTATTCTTGAGAAACCAGAGATAAATAATTTCCTTCTTAAGAAGTTTATCGATGTTGCCGAATCTTGGAATGCCAATCACGGTAATACGACTTATCTTTCTGCAGCTTTACAAACGTTTAATCTTTGGCTTTACGGTTTATATGTGGGGGAGCCCTGCATAGAAATGCTTGAAGGTTATAATCCTCAACTTCTTACTACGGAGGACCGAGCTTATTTAGAGGAGGGGAATTTCATTCAACTCATTTTCTCTAGAGCTGAACCAGAATTACGTATTAGATTTGCAGATTGTTTAGACACATCGGTACATGCTCTAGCTGCTAGAAAATGTCATACCATACAAAACGGTATGAACTCTGATGAGTATGTACAAAATGATCCTTCATTACGTGCACTGATAGATAACCTGAATTTGAGGATGACTTTTTGTTTGAATTTACCTTTATGTTCTTCTTGGAAATTTAGGTTTGCTTTAGCCAGGAATTTAAAAGGTATCTACGATTTAAATCAGTTTATTATGGAAAATTATTACAGTTTAATAGCGAATCCCTTTTTGCTTATAGGACTGCTCCATAGTCATTCTAAATATCAAAGTTTTATCCAAGGATTACTCACTAAGGCAATGCCTATAGGTTCTTGGAAATCTCTGCTAGAGCCTATGATTGCAGGTTTATTTGCTGTAGGGATAGCGAATGAACGAGAACTCCATGTTATGGCGAATCACTTAGGCTTGAGTTTTAGAGATTTGATCTCGGTGATTTCTTCAAATCGTTTTTTAGAAGTTTTATTCCCACATTTATTCGCTGAGCTGTCTTAA
- a CDS encoding amino acid permease → MHTHSKPSKPLGTFTVGMLSLAVVISLRNLPLTAKHGLSTLFFYALAVCCFMIPYALISAELASFKPQGIYIWTRDALGKWWGFFSIWMQWFHNMTWYPAMLAFIASTLVYKINPDLAHNKIYLATVILAGFWGLTFFNFFGISTSALFSSICVIIGTLVPGAILVTLAIFWILSGNPIAISLSWSDLIPDIHGMSSFVLLAGMLLALCGLEANANLASDMVNPRKNYPKAVFIGAICTLAILVLGSLSIAIVIPKEEISLVSGLVKAFSLFFDKYKLSWMTSIVVVMTIAGSLGELNAWMFAGTKGLFVSTQNDCLPRMFKKVNAKNVPTNLMLFQAIVVTVFTLIFLCLDSADLAYWILSALSIQMYLAMYICLFISGPLLRIKEPKAQRLYSVPGKFFGICLLSFLGILSCVFALWISFLPPQEVTQLSGAYKIGYSAFLLLAFSINCMIPFGIYYAHKKFIK, encoded by the coding sequence ATGCACACCCATTCAAAACCCTCAAAACCTCTAGGCACTTTTACTGTTGGAATGTTATCTCTAGCAGTGGTGATCAGTTTAAGGAACCTCCCTCTAACAGCAAAACACGGCTTATCCACTCTTTTCTTCTATGCATTAGCCGTATGCTGTTTTATGATCCCTTATGCACTTATTTCTGCAGAATTAGCATCATTTAAACCTCAAGGAATTTATATTTGGACTCGTGATGCCTTGGGAAAATGGTGGGGATTCTTCTCCATATGGATGCAGTGGTTCCATAATATGACTTGGTACCCGGCAATGCTGGCATTTATTGCTAGCACCCTGGTGTATAAAATTAATCCAGATCTAGCTCACAATAAAATCTATCTAGCTACTGTTATCCTCGCTGGATTTTGGGGTTTAACCTTCTTTAATTTCTTCGGAATTAGTACATCCGCGTTGTTCAGTTCTATCTGTGTGATCATAGGAACTTTGGTTCCGGGTGCCATTTTAGTCACTTTGGCTATTTTCTGGATCCTATCCGGTAATCCTATAGCCATTTCCCTTTCATGGAGCGATCTTATTCCTGATATTCACGGCATGTCTTCTTTTGTACTGCTAGCAGGGATGCTTTTAGCCCTATGCGGATTAGAAGCTAATGCTAACCTGGCTTCTGATATGGTCAACCCTAGAAAGAATTATCCGAAAGCCGTATTTATTGGAGCAATTTGCACATTAGCTATCTTAGTTTTAGGATCTCTTTCTATAGCCATTGTTATTCCAAAAGAAGAAATTAGTTTGGTTTCAGGTCTTGTGAAAGCATTTTCTTTATTCTTTGATAAATACAAGCTTTCTTGGATGACAAGCATTGTTGTCGTTATGACTATCGCAGGATCTTTGGGAGAACTTAACGCGTGGATGTTCGCAGGAACTAAGGGCTTATTCGTCTCCACACAAAATGACTGTCTTCCTAGAATGTTTAAAAAAGTCAATGCAAAGAATGTCCCTACAAACCTTATGCTATTTCAAGCTATTGTAGTCACTGTGTTCACTTTGATATTCTTGTGTCTAGACTCAGCAGATTTAGCGTACTGGATCCTTAGTGCTTTAAGTATACAAATGTATTTAGCTATGTACATTTGTCTATTTATTTCAGGTCCTCTTTTACGTATTAAAGAGCCAAAAGCTCAACGGCTCTATTCAGTTCCTGGGAAATTCTTTGGTATCTGCCTACTTTCATTCTTAGGAATACTTTCTTGCGTATTTGCTTTATGGATTAGCTTCTTACCTCCTCAAGAAGTCACACAATTATCTGGAGCTTATAAAATAGGATACTCCGCCTTTTTATTATTAGCCTTCTCAATAAATTGTATGATACCTTTTGGCATCTACTACGCTCATAAAAAATTCATTAAGTAA
- a CDS encoding class I fructose-bisphosphate aldolase, whose product MSKIYDLLGDDAEDLLKHKCKHILKENLTLPSPDFVDKVFSYSDRNNLVLRSLQSMFSHGRLGNTGYLSILPVDQGVEHTAGASFSPNPIYFDPENIVRLAIEGGCSAVASSYGVLSLLSRKYAHKIPFMLKLNHNELLSYPTTYHQIFFSQVENAYNMGAVAVGATVYFGSETSSEEIVAVSRAFARARELGLATVLWCYLRNPHFITNNVDYHTAADLTGQADHLGATLGADIVKQKLPTCQGGFKAIKFSKTDDKVYSELSSDHPIDLCRYQVLNSYCGKVGLINSGGPSGKDDFAEAAKTAVINKRAGGMGLILGRKAFQRPMTEGIQLLNLIQDIYLDPSITIA is encoded by the coding sequence ATGTCGAAGATATATGATTTGCTAGGCGATGATGCAGAAGATTTGTTAAAACACAAATGCAAACATATCCTCAAAGAAAATCTCACACTTCCCTCACCGGATTTTGTCGATAAAGTTTTTTCTTATTCTGACAGAAACAACCTTGTGTTAAGATCCTTACAGTCGATGTTTTCCCATGGAAGGTTGGGAAATACAGGCTACCTCTCAATTCTTCCTGTCGACCAGGGAGTAGAACATACGGCGGGAGCATCTTTTTCTCCCAACCCCATCTATTTTGATCCCGAAAACATTGTTCGCTTAGCGATTGAAGGTGGATGCTCTGCTGTGGCCTCTTCCTATGGAGTGTTAAGCTTACTTTCCAGAAAATACGCGCATAAAATTCCTTTTATGTTGAAGCTCAATCACAATGAGCTATTATCCTACCCGACAACCTACCACCAGATTTTCTTTAGTCAGGTAGAAAATGCGTATAATATGGGTGCTGTTGCCGTTGGAGCCACCGTATATTTTGGTTCCGAGACATCTTCAGAAGAGATCGTCGCGGTTTCTCGAGCTTTTGCACGAGCTAGAGAACTCGGATTGGCCACAGTATTGTGGTGTTATTTACGAAATCCCCACTTTATCACGAATAACGTCGACTATCATACAGCTGCTGATTTGACCGGTCAGGCCGATCATTTAGGGGCAACTTTAGGTGCTGATATCGTAAAACAAAAACTGCCCACATGCCAAGGTGGTTTTAAAGCTATTAAATTTAGTAAGACGGATGATAAAGTATATTCCGAACTCTCCTCAGATCATCCCATCGACCTGTGTCGTTATCAGGTACTTAATAGCTACTGTGGTAAGGTAGGACTCATTAATTCTGGAGGTCCCTCAGGGAAGGATGACTTTGCAGAGGCAGCAAAAACCGCTGTGATTAACAAACGAGCTGGAGGTATGGGGCTCATTTTGGGAAGAAAGGCTTTCCAAAGACCGATGACCGAAGGCATACAATTACTAAATTTAATTCAAGATATTTACTTAGACCCGAGTATTACAATAGCGTAA
- a CDS encoding CT214 family putative inclusion membrane protein, giving the protein MSHPSTNSHLRPHPTTNEPIHIETSGAASEVVSIVSVGKDTACKIRQSQVISLISAMMAAILLLTILILQLIPGAPVAFTVVLGLVLVGTTVVSLTSLAIYFLKIKKVFFELSEASKELRNTFFNFSLDFLQNVEPQRITQLPRYGLRSLQTASGSVSNRLSTTSSSTSILETSSASTTTPSLSLPGSLSVSTDAEDSVSTEVVSEDLSEEGTSASTGGAEPAVSPERVSLSAQEEQPSTSGAIAPNLERMNVDALFQSNLMRFLDISQGGRRHPSIGEHPKYKKEHSKATKSFSVFCRGIRQIWEKLKRGEMPVSVGDLLTMSTIPLFGADNHSILSITCNAKAVFSNDLWGAFWLHDTLINPQNADNLFALIRLLKTINQESAYTASLVSLNVLLSGWCLCNPNLATNIVGSVEKLPLSQQDKILVLEMLNSGNIIGALVFVHGRNHPNIQSIMRIYDVTAHGRAIPNSQAAVDISYESIAPYNLRAITVMGDLAERDQSTQDSSLMRESQKIFEKLGDHLPSGISGLAYSLGTGPDPQLSSAFSETMDFLHQHPPTSTSKIFCILQAIRSAPKVQTRLKDYLPYAGKTAIASAISTLILGGYSLGLFTYKQIDGLRSALGISERELLRLMESRKIAGAILPQLLS; this is encoded by the coding sequence ATGTCACACCCCTCAACTAATTCTCATCTTCGGCCTCACCCTACGACGAATGAACCTATCCATATAGAAACCTCTGGTGCTGCTTCTGAAGTCGTTTCTATTGTTTCTGTCGGGAAGGATACCGCATGTAAGATAAGACAGTCTCAAGTTATTAGTTTGATTTCTGCTATGATGGCAGCTATCTTGTTATTAACTATTCTTATTCTTCAGCTCATTCCGGGGGCTCCTGTTGCTTTTACTGTAGTATTAGGGTTAGTTCTTGTAGGGACAACAGTAGTATCGTTGACATCTTTAGCTATTTATTTCCTCAAAATTAAAAAAGTCTTTTTTGAGCTTTCTGAAGCTTCTAAAGAGTTAAGGAACACCTTCTTTAACTTCTCCTTAGACTTTTTACAAAATGTAGAGCCGCAAAGGATCACACAACTTCCAAGATATGGATTAAGATCGCTACAAACAGCTTCTGGATCAGTTTCTAATCGATTATCCACAACCTCTAGCTCGACTTCAATTCTGGAAACATCATCAGCTTCTACCACCACGCCCTCGTTGTCTCTTCCAGGATCTTTATCTGTCTCGACAGACGCGGAGGATTCTGTTTCCACAGAGGTTGTGAGTGAAGATCTGTCTGAAGAAGGAACTTCTGCGTCAACAGGAGGTGCAGAACCGGCAGTTTCCCCTGAAAGAGTTTCGCTCTCAGCTCAGGAGGAACAACCATCTACTTCTGGTGCTATCGCTCCTAATCTGGAAAGAATGAACGTGGATGCTCTATTTCAATCCAATCTCATGCGCTTCCTGGATATTTCCCAAGGAGGTAGGCGACATCCTTCTATAGGAGAACATCCTAAGTATAAAAAAGAGCATAGTAAAGCTACGAAATCCTTTTCTGTTTTTTGTAGAGGAATAAGGCAAATCTGGGAGAAGTTAAAGCGGGGAGAAATGCCCGTGAGTGTTGGAGACTTGCTAACCATGTCGACAATACCGTTGTTCGGTGCGGATAATCACTCTATTTTGTCCATTACTTGTAATGCTAAAGCAGTATTTTCCAATGATCTTTGGGGAGCCTTCTGGCTACATGATACTCTCATAAATCCACAGAATGCAGACAACCTCTTTGCTCTTATTCGGTTACTAAAGACAATAAACCAAGAATCAGCTTATACAGCATCCTTGGTAAGTTTGAACGTACTGCTGTCTGGATGGTGTCTCTGCAACCCAAATCTCGCGACGAATATCGTGGGATCAGTAGAAAAATTACCTTTATCTCAACAAGATAAGATTTTAGTTCTAGAAATGTTGAATTCAGGAAATATTATCGGGGCTTTAGTATTTGTACATGGGAGAAATCATCCAAACATCCAATCCATCATGCGGATTTATGATGTAACTGCACATGGCAGGGCTATACCGAATTCACAGGCTGCTGTGGATATATCATATGAAAGTATCGCCCCTTATAATTTGCGTGCAATCACAGTTATGGGAGATCTGGCAGAAAGAGACCAATCCACACAAGATAGCTCACTGATGAGAGAGTCTCAAAAAATTTTCGAGAAATTAGGTGATCACTTACCCTCAGGTATTTCCGGATTAGCTTATAGTTTAGGTACTGGCCCTGATCCTCAACTAAGTTCAGCATTCTCAGAGACGATGGATTTCTTGCATCAGCATCCGCCTACATCAACATCTAAAATTTTCTGTATTTTACAAGCTATTCGTAGTGCGCCAAAAGTACAAACTCGTCTGAAAGATTATCTTCCTTATGCTGGAAAGACTGCTATAGCTTCTGCAATTTCCACGTTAATTTTAGGAGGATATTCCTTAGGATTATTTACCTATAAACAAATAGATGGTTTACGCTCAGCCTTAGGAATTTCCGAACGCGAGTTGCTGCGCCTCATGGAATCTAGAAAAATAGCGGGGGCTATTCTTCCTCAGCTTTTATCATAA
- a CDS encoding methionine ABC transporter ATP-binding protein: MFNQNSPIISVEQLNKEIANHRILHRISFSVYPGEIVGIIGHSGSGKSTLLRCLDFLIEPTSGSISIAGFHTSSPIEKISRTAFAKRVAYVSQSCGLFLAKTVFENIAYPLKIRCPEMTKALIEEKVDDVLHFFNLYERKHAYPSRLSGGQKQKVAIAIAIVSDPRVLLCDEITSALDPRSTEDVVDKLSQLNEERGITQVFVSHEIEIVKKLCCQTLVMHQGSIEESGPTEQLFLNPQSAITEELFHMQSIAKGIYEHGENEEILRLGFPKGLAVQGMISQLIQSGGISINILSGDIHLFRKTPLGFLIVALSGGKEQRDWAKSSLREKGVIVKQFQKSR; encoded by the coding sequence GTGTTTAATCAAAACTCTCCCATCATTTCTGTGGAACAATTAAACAAGGAAATAGCGAACCACCGTATTCTCCACCGTATCTCTTTCTCTGTGTATCCTGGTGAAATTGTTGGCATCATTGGTCATAGTGGCTCTGGGAAAAGCACTTTATTACGTTGTCTTGATTTTCTTATAGAGCCAACTTCCGGCTCAATCTCTATAGCCGGTTTTCATACGTCTAGCCCGATAGAAAAAATTTCTCGCACAGCCTTTGCTAAGCGTGTTGCCTATGTCTCGCAAAGTTGTGGCTTATTTTTAGCAAAAACAGTGTTTGAAAATATTGCGTATCCCCTGAAGATTCGTTGTCCAGAGATGACGAAAGCTCTCATCGAAGAGAAGGTTGATGATGTTTTGCATTTTTTTAATCTTTACGAAAGAAAACATGCATACCCAAGTAGATTAAGTGGGGGACAGAAACAAAAAGTAGCAATTGCTATAGCAATTGTCTCCGATCCTAGGGTTTTGCTTTGTGACGAAATCACTTCTGCTTTGGATCCGAGATCCACAGAAGATGTTGTGGATAAATTGTCGCAGTTGAATGAAGAAAGGGGCATCACACAGGTATTCGTATCTCATGAAATCGAAATCGTGAAAAAACTTTGTTGCCAGACTTTAGTTATGCATCAGGGAAGCATAGAAGAATCAGGGCCTACGGAGCAACTTTTCTTAAATCCCCAGAGCGCGATTACAGAAGAGCTTTTTCATATGCAGTCCATCGCAAAGGGAATTTATGAACATGGAGAGAATGAAGAAATTTTAAGATTAGGCTTTCCGAAAGGGTTGGCAGTTCAAGGAATGATCAGTCAACTCATCCAGAGTGGAGGGATCTCCATAAATATCCTTTCTGGTGATATCCATCTCTTTCGTAAAACTCCCTTAGGTTTCCTTATTGTTGCTTTATCCGGAGGAAAAGAACAAAGAGATTGGGCAAAAAGTTCTCTTAGAGAGAAAGGGGTTATAGTCAAGCAATTCCAAAAGTCAAGATAG